ATAATAACATCTTCTCTGGTGAGCTTCCAATGGAGTTGGGGGAACTTTCCCAGCTTCAGAAGCTTGTTGCTTTCAACAATAAATTCTCCGGCCAAATCCCTGCAAAGATTGGAAGTCTGAAGCAGCTGTCATTCTTGCACTTGGAACAAAATGCTTTGCAAGGATCGATACCACCAGATATTGGCATGTGCAACAGCCTAGTTGATCTGAACCTTGCAGACAATTATTTGACTGGCATCATTCCAGACACACTAGCCTCTCTGTTCACTCTAAATTCACTCAACCTATCTCACAACATGATCTCTGGTGAAATCCCTGAAGGATTGCAATCTCTGAAGCTTAGTTATGTTGATTTCTCCAGCAACAATTTATCTGGACCAGTGCCTCCACAGCTCCTGATGGTAGCTGGAGATGATGCATTCTCTGAAAATTCCGGCCTTTGTATTGCTGGAGTTTCAGAAGGTTGGAGGCAAACTGCCACCAATTTAAGATATTGTCCGTGGAATGACAACCATCAGAACTTCTCACGGAGAAGAATATTTGTCGTGCTGATAATAGTGACATCTCTGGTTGTTCTCCTATCTGGTTTGGCATGCCTAAGATATGAAAATTACAAGCTTGAGCAGTTCCAAAGCAAGGGAGACATCGAGAGCGCCGACGACAGTGACTCAAAATGGGTTCTTGAGTCTTTCCATCCGCCTGAGCTTGATCCTGAGGAGATATGCAAGTTGGATGTGGACAACCTGATTGGCTGTGGAGGCACCGGAAAAGTTTACAGACTTGAATTGAGCAAGGGGAGGGGAGTTGTGGCTGTGAAGCAACTGTGGAAGCGTGATGATGCAAGGGCCCTGAGAGCTGAGATCACCACCCTTGGGAAAATCCGCCACCGGAACATTCTGAAACTCCATGCATTCTTGACCGGTGGGGAATCAAACTTCCTGGTGTACGAGTACGTGGTGAATGGCAATCTCTATAATGCAATCCGCCGTGAGTTCAAGGCTGGACGGCCGGAGCTGGACTGGGAGAAGAGGTACCGGATTGCGGTCGGAGCTGCGAAGGGCATCATGTATCTTCACCATGATTGCTCCCCGGCCATAATCCACCGTGACATAAAATCCACCAACATATTGCTGGATAAGGAGTACGAGGCGAAGCTCGCGGATTTCGGCATCGCCAAGTTGGTGGAAGGTTCACCTCTCAGCTGCTTCGCTGGTACCCATGGCTACATGGCTCCTGGTAAGCTCTGAACATTTCTGCCCTTGCATGTCAATGTCGTTTTGTTAGTGGTAGTGAATGGGATAGTGGTATTCCACATGAATggcggagaaaaaaaaactgatgcGTAATGTCAAGCCAACACTGCGATTTCCTTCTACCTGTTCTTCCAGCCCTTCCCATTCCGCTCTCCTTGCCGCGCATGAGTTCGACTTCGGCCATGGCTGCCTTGGTCGACAGCTACCCTGTCTCCATCGCCGCCCTCGagttcccctcccctcccctccccgcctccACCCCACTTCCGAATCCTGCCCCAGCAGCAaccaccgctcgccgccgctctcgtGCCCGACCGCTGCCAGCCCGCCGATGCGGCGATGCAGACCACCAAAGGCCAAATCCGAAGCGGGCCCGCGGGATTTCGTGGCGACGACGCGCTGGCAGGCCGTTCTGTGGGTTCCGCCGGGAATGGCTGAAGCCTGAAGCCCTGAAATCGAGCAACGGTGGCTGCGGTGCGCCAACGCGAAGGAGATTGCCGGATAGGGATTGATTTCGGGTCTGTTTGGTTGAGAGGATTTGCTTGAATAGGACATTGGCCGCCACTTTTTTCAGGCTGTTTGGTTCAAAGACAAGGATTGGATTTGGCCACCACCCAAAGAATATTCCTAGTAGATGCTGGATATCCAGCTCCGGCCAAATCGGGCGAACAAGCCCGTCCGGGCGAAAAATGTCGCATGCACTTACCTCTCTGTCAGTATTCCTTTTCACTTCTCTGTTTCTCACCTCTCTCTCATGTTCCTCACCTCTCCTCACCGCATCAAATCCTAGagacggcgcggccggcgagagtctccgacgacgacggcggcagtCTCCACCGGCGCAAGGGGCGGCGGCCTGAGGCAGCgcagggggcggcggcgggagggcaCCTCAGGGAGCGGCGCTGGGAGGCCGGCTCAGGGGGCGACGGAGGGAGGCTGGCGCAAGGGTCGGCGACCGGAGGCCGGCTCAGGGGGCAGCGGGGGGAGGCCGAAACAGGGGGCGGCAAGCTGAGGGCGCTCGGGCGGCGACTTGAGGGCGCGGTGGTTGACGACCTGgagctgctgttgctgtctTGTGcgggctgctgctgttgttgatTTTTGTAATGACAAGATTTAGAAAAATGACATAATTTGTGTGAACGTGCttagaatatttttagcaCACCTAAATATTTGCAATATGCAATTGTTGTCATTGTGAGCAGCCCCTCGGTGAGTTTAGAGAGTATTCTCATCAAAAGGTGACTATACCAACTATCcatccaaacaaacaaaaaactggATAACCATATACATCTTTAttcctccaaccaaacaaaacagtGTCTAATCCTACACATCCAACCTAACAAAAAAACGGATGGCCATATCACTCAGGACATAGATGGTCATATTCTATCCATGCTTGATcataaaccaaacacacccttcgCTGCGCAGGACGATGGAAGGGCACTATGGTCAAGTTTACGTTTAAGGGAAAATTAcaaggatgccattataattctgtaaaattagagatatatcATCCTGACacacatgtcattgacttatgtggtcccacatgttattgagataccaatggcatatttttaactttacaaaattataatgacatgtttataaatttccCCATTTAATAGGTCCAAACGATGCAGATGCTTGAGAAAATTGCAGCCTATTGTTTCTCCGAAATTAAACTTAAGCAGAAcaggttaaaaataatttataagtgaaatttatagttttctgTTCGTGTTTTTAATCTTTAAGCACTAACTTTGAGGACTCGAAAACCACTGTGTCCTTAAAAAACAACCATAACACGACCGTATTATATAGAATAATGAAttgattgttttatttttactagcaAAGGTTATATTTGTCACTTAATGCCAGTCTCTAATAGTGAATGGAAAATAAGAATATCTTTTTTAATAACATTTCCTATGCTAATCTTCTTGTGTAagcatagttttttttaagatttgaTAATCTAACATCAGCTCATCTTAAAATGCAGAGCTTGCTTATTCTCTCAAGGCAACTGAGAAGAGTGATGTTTATAGCTTTGGTGTTGTACTGTTAGAGTTGATTACTGGACGCAGCCCGACAGACCAGCAATTTGACGGTGAACTTGACCTTGTCTCCTGGGTTTCATCTCACTTGGCCAACGAAAATCCTGCAGCTGTGCTTGATCCAAAAGTTAGCAACCATGCTTCGGAGGACATGACAAAGGTCTTGGCCGTTGCCATTCTTTGCACCGTTCAACTTCCTTCTGAACGGCCAACCATGAGAGAAGTTGTGAAAATGCTTATCGACATCGACTCTATCTCAGCAAATGGGAAGGCAAAGAACAAGAATGATAAGAAGTAAGAACAACTACATGTTTCTTTGCATGATAGAATGATACTTTGGATTCTGCCAACTAGGACCTTTAGAATGCCTAACTAGTGAATAGTAACTAGTAGGCTGTTAATAAATTGGAGGTTTTTAGCAGCCTCTGAAAGCTTGCACATATGTACAAGCTACCCTGTACAAATTTCAATCATGTAATCTGAAAGCTTCGATATGTGAAGCCTTAGATGTACTGCACTGCAACTCAAGTAGAAGTTAAACAACTTTGAAGTGTTGAAAGGAACACTAGCATGCAAAGGCCATTGTACATGTTATTCCTATAGTACTACATGTTCCGACCTTTATTTCAGAGTACTCTATCTGCTCCGTCCAGTCTGTTTAATCAGGATAGGAGCAACCTAATGTGTCAATATATATCTGATCCAGCAAGTTCAGAAGTCCAAATCTTTGAAGAACCGCCGGATATCCGAGAAAGTTGGTACACACAGACACATAATCGGAGTCCAGAATCCTACATTGTTGTACAACTCGTagctgtttttgtttgttgttgttCTACAATACCACAGCACTACTTTTAGCTGACAGTTTTGAAAGGAGTTGCAGCCTTCAGGCTATCAACAATGTCAGTCACAGAGCCTATACCCACGGCCACCGAGATCATCAAGCACGCCATGCTCAAGCCTTGCAGGAGAtaccacctcctccccctgGTGATCTTCTCTTGGGCAATGTGCATGCTGATGGGGAAGTAGACGGTCAGCGGCCAGAAGCTAAACGCGCCGAGCAGCCCCAACACCGCGTTGAAGAACGGTATCATCATCGCCACCACCGTCGTTGCCACGACTATGACGGTCCTCAGGACAAGCTTGTATGGCGCCACTGTCACCGAGCCTCGCTGGATCAGCGGCACGCTGACGGTGTACGCGCTGTGGATGAACTTGGCCTCCGGCCACCGGGAGGAGATCCACCTCTCCATCGTAGCAAATATGGGTTGCGCGTAAACCTGCATTGAGAAATGTAACCGATTTAGAGTACTTTTACGGTGGTCTCTACTCGTAATATTCTATGACCAGCTCTGGAGGTGAGCTTTGGAGCTGTGATTTACTATTGTAGTATTGTACTGACCTGATATGCTCCGATGAGATGGAGTATGAGGCACATGTTGGCGATGTCAACGAGCCAGAAGGGCCCAAAACCGGACGCCGTCAGGATGTTGCCCGGAGCATCTGACCCGAATGCGGCGTACCCGGCGCAGCCAACAGAGATGTAGAAGATGGTGGTGGCTCCAATTCCGTACATTGCTGCCTTCTTCATGGTTTTGTTCTCCGGTGGTGACGGCTTCAGTGTGTCCTACAAAAGCAAAacagatggaaaaaaaaagtgaattaGTGATAAGAACGTACTACATTGCTACTTGCAATAGAAAAATCTCactaacaaaaagaaaatcctgTTCATGCCATTAAGCCAGGGGGAGATT
This is a stretch of genomic DNA from Oryza brachyantha chromosome 1, ObraRS2, whole genome shotgun sequence. It encodes these proteins:
- the LOC102717570 gene encoding receptor protein-tyrosine kinase CEPR2-like isoform X2, giving the protein MSPQQLQIYLCFILLFLKFRISTSLPIETDALLDIKSHLEDPQNYLKNWDDSHSPCQFYGVTCDQNSGGVIGISLSNASLSGTISSSFSLLRQLRTLELGANSISGTVPAALANCTNLQVLNLSTNSLTGQLPDLSTLIKLQVLDLSTNEFNGPFPLWVGKLSGLTELGLGENNFDEGDVPESIGSLTNLTWLFLGQCNLRGELPASIFDLVSLGTLDFSRNQIIGVFPKAISNLRNLWKIELYQNNLTGEIPSELSGLTLLSEFDVSQNQLSGILPKEIGNLKRLKIFHIYRNNFSGVLPKGLGDLQFLESFSTYENQFSGDFPANLGRFSPLNAIDISENYFSGEFPRFLCQNHKLQYLLALDNNFLGEFPSSYSSCKTLQRFRISQNQFTGRIHSGIWGLPKAVIIDVANNKFVGSISSDIGLSATLNQLYVHNNIFSGELPMELGELSQLQKLVAFNNKFSGQIPAKIGSLKQLSFLHLEQNALQGSIPPDIGMCNSLVDLNLADNYLTGIIPDTLASLFTLNSLNLSHNMISGEIPEGLQSLKLSYVDFSSNNLSGPVPPQLLMVAGDDAFSENSGLCIAGVSEGWRQTATNLRYCPWNDNHQNFSRRRIFVVLIIVTSLVVLLSGLACLRYENYKLEQFQSKGDIESADDSDSKWVLESFHPPELDPEEICKLDVDNLIGCGGTGKVYRLELSKGRGVVAVKQLWKRDDARALRAEITTLGKIRHRNILKLHAFLTGGESNFLVYEYVVNGNLYNAIRREFKAGRPELDWEKRYRIAVGAAKGIMYLHHDCSPAIIHRDIKSTNILLDKEYEAKLADFGIAKLVEGSPLSCFAGTHGYMAPETARPARVSDDDGGSLHRRKGRRPEAAQGAAAGGHLRERRWEAGSGGDGGRLAQGSATGGRLRGQRGEAETGGGKLRALGRRLEGAVVDDLELLLLSCAGCCCC
- the LOC102717570 gene encoding receptor protein-tyrosine kinase CEPR2-like isoform X1, whose protein sequence is MSPQQLQIYLCFILLFLKFRISTSLPIETDALLDIKSHLEDPQNYLKNWDDSHSPCQFYGVTCDQNSGGVIGISLSNASLSGTISSSFSLLRQLRTLELGANSISGTVPAALANCTNLQVLNLSTNSLTGQLPDLSTLIKLQVLDLSTNEFNGPFPLWVGKLSGLTELGLGENNFDEGDVPESIGSLTNLTWLFLGQCNLRGELPASIFDLVSLGTLDFSRNQIIGVFPKAISNLRNLWKIELYQNNLTGEIPSELSGLTLLSEFDVSQNQLSGILPKEIGNLKRLKIFHIYRNNFSGVLPKGLGDLQFLESFSTYENQFSGDFPANLGRFSPLNAIDISENYFSGEFPRFLCQNHKLQYLLALDNNFLGEFPSSYSSCKTLQRFRISQNQFTGRIHSGIWGLPKAVIIDVANNKFVGSISSDIGLSATLNQLYVHNNIFSGELPMELGELSQLQKLVAFNNKFSGQIPAKIGSLKQLSFLHLEQNALQGSIPPDIGMCNSLVDLNLADNYLTGIIPDTLASLFTLNSLNLSHNMISGEIPEGLQSLKLSYVDFSSNNLSGPVPPQLLMVAGDDAFSENSGLCIAGVSEGWRQTATNLRYCPWNDNHQNFSRRRIFVVLIIVTSLVVLLSGLACLRYENYKLEQFQSKGDIESADDSDSKWVLESFHPPELDPEEICKLDVDNLIGCGGTGKVYRLELSKGRGVVAVKQLWKRDDARALRAEITTLGKIRHRNILKLHAFLTGGESNFLVYEYVVNGNLYNAIRREFKAGRPELDWEKRYRIAVGAAKGIMYLHHDCSPAIIHRDIKSTNILLDKEYEAKLADFGIAKLVEGSPLSCFAGTHGYMAPELAYSLKATEKSDVYSFGVVLLELITGRSPTDQQFDGELDLVSWVSSHLANENPAAVLDPKVSNHASEDMTKVLAVAILCTVQLPSERPTMREVVKMLIDIDSISANGKAKNKNDKK